In a genomic window of Streptococcus mitis NCTC 12261:
- a CDS encoding putative RNA methyltransferase gives MNTNLKPKLQRFASATAFACPICQENLTLLESSLKCSNRHSFDLAKFGYVNLAPQIKQSANYDKENFQNRQQILEAGFYQAILEAVSDLLASSETSTTVLDIGCGEGFYSRKLQERHPDKTFYAFDISKDSVQIAAKSEPNWAVNWFVGDLARLPIKDASMDILLDIFSPANYGEFRRVLSKDGILIKVIPTKNHLKEIRQKVQDQLTNKDYSNQDIKNHFREHFTILSSQTASLTKTITAEQLQALLSMTPLLFHIDQSKIDWSQLTEITIEAEILVGRVL, from the coding sequence ATGAATACAAATCTCAAACCCAAACTTCAGCGTTTTGCTTCTGCGACTGCCTTTGCCTGTCCCATCTGTCAAGAAAATCTGACTCTGCTAGAGAGTAGTCTCAAATGTAGCAATCGCCATTCTTTTGACTTGGCGAAATTCGGCTATGTCAATCTAGCACCTCAAATCAAGCAATCTGCTAACTACGACAAGGAAAATTTTCAAAACCGTCAACAAATCCTAGAAGCCGGCTTTTATCAGGCTATCTTAGAGGCTGTATCTGACTTGCTAGCCAGTTCAGAAACTAGCACCACAGTCTTAGATATCGGTTGCGGTGAAGGTTTCTATTCTCGCAAACTCCAAGAAAGGCATCCTGACAAAACCTTCTATGCCTTTGATATTTCCAAAGATTCCGTCCAAATCGCTGCCAAGAGCGAACCCAACTGGGCAGTCAACTGGTTCGTTGGTGACTTGGCTCGTCTTCCTATAAAAGACGCTAGCATGGATATCCTGCTTGATATCTTTTCCCCTGCCAACTATGGAGAATTTCGTCGCGTTTTATCCAAAGACGGTATCTTGATAAAGGTTATTCCAACTAAAAATCACCTCAAGGAAATCCGTCAGAAGGTACAAGACCAGCTGACAAACAAGGACTATTCCAACCAAGATATCAAAAATCATTTCCGAGAACACTTTACCATCCTATCTAGTCAAACTGCCTCTCTGACTAAAACTATCACAGCAGAGCAGCTCCAAGCCCTACTCAGTATGACTCCTCTCCTCTTTCACATTGACCAGAGCAAGATTGACTGGAGCCAACTGACAGAGATTACCATTGAGGCTGAGATTCTGGTTGGGAGAGTACTATAA
- a CDS encoding DUF6110 family protein, translated as MLKEVLTVAKVAKKSSLFLGGVAFGTLGLKILASKEAKKGYSKALAKAYKLKDELDASVSVVKQHGDDVLQDAKYLYEQEKKEEQLDSLIGE; from the coding sequence ATGTTAAAAGAAGTATTAACCGTCGCAAAAGTTGCGAAAAAATCATCACTCTTTTTGGGTGGTGTCGCATTTGGTACCCTTGGTTTGAAAATCTTGGCAAGTAAGGAAGCTAAAAAAGGTTATTCTAAAGCTTTGGCTAAGGCTTATAAGTTAAAAGACGAGCTAGATGCATCTGTTTCTGTTGTGAAGCAACATGGAGACGATGTCTTGCAAGATGCCAAATATTTGTACGAGCAAGAGAAAAAAGAAGAGCAATTAGATAGCCTTATAGGGGAATAA